From the genome of Bradyrhizobium sp. ORS 278:
GTGACGCACGATGTTCTCGATCATCACGATGGCGTCGTCGACGACGAAACCCGTGCCGATCGTGAGCGCCATCAGCGAGAGATTGTCGAGGCTGAAGCCGGCGAAATACATCACGCCGAAGCTCGTGATCAGCGACAGCGGCAGCGCCACGCCGGCAATGATCGTGGCGCGCATGGATCGCAGGAACAGCAGCACCACCAGCGTCACCAGCACCACGCTGAGCACCAGGGTGAACTGCACGTGATGCACCGAGGCCCGGATGGTCACCGTGCGGTCACTGACGATGGCGAGCTTCACGCCAGCCGGGATCGTTCGCTGCAGCTTGGGAATTTCCGCCCTGATCTGCCGGACCACCTCGATGACATTGGCGCCGGGCTGTCGCTGGATGTCCAGGATCACGGACGGGACGCCCTGGTACCAGCCGCCGGTGCGATCGTTCTCCAGCCCGTCCACGATCGTCGCGACATCGCCGATCGTGACCGGCGAGCCGTTGCGATAGGCGATGATGATCGGCTTGTAGGCGTCGGCGGCGGCGATCTGATCGTTCGCCGTGATCAGATAGGCCTGCTGCGCGCCGTCCAGCGAGCCTTTCGGACCGGAGACATTGGCGCCGGCAATGGCCGCTCGCAGATCCTCCATCGAGATGCCGTAGGCGGCGAGCCGGGCCAGATCGGCCTGCACCCGTACGGCGGGCTTCAATCCGCCGAGCACCGACACGCGGCCGACGCCGGAGACCTGGCTCAGCCGCTGCGCCAGGATGGTGTCGGCCATGTCGCTCATGGCGCGCAACGAGATCGTCTCCGACGTGAGGGCGAGCGTCATCACCGGCGCGTCGGCGGGATTGACCTTGGCGTAGGTCGGTGGATAGGGCAGCGACTTCGGCAGCACGCCGGCCGCGGCATTGATCGCGGCCTGGACGTCCTGCGTCGCGCCGTCGATGTCACGGCCGAGATCGAACTGCAGCGAGATCTGGCTGACGCCGAACGAGCTGGTCGAGTTCATGACCGACAGCGATGGAATCTGGCCGAGCTGCCGCTCCAGCGGCGCGGTGATCAGCGAGGCGATCACGTCGGGGCTCGCGCCGGGCAGCTGGGTCGTGACCTGCACCGTCGGAAAATCGACCTGCGGCAGCGCCGAGACCGGCAGCGCGAGATAGCCGAGCAGCCCGCCGATCAAGAGCGCGACGCCGAGCAGCGAGGTTGCGATCGGGCGGCGGATGAAGGGTTCGGAGACGCTCATCGCGACAAGCCCCTCACTCTGTCGATCGCGTCATGGCTGCGGCCTCGCGCCACGCCCCTGCTCGCCACTTCCCTGAGGCGGGTTGCCGGCATCGCCCTGGCCATCGGCGGCCGGTCGCCGGCGACGCTCGCCGTCCTTCGGCGCACCTTCAGCCGGTGCACCGCCTTCCTTCGCCTGGTCCTTTGTTTGATCCTTGCCTTGCGGGTTGCGGCCGCGCTTGCGCGGCGCGAGATCGGCCTGCGGCGCCTGGTCGGCGCGGCCGACCACGACCTTGGCGCCATCGGCGAGATTGGCGAAGCCGGTCGTGATGACGCGATCGGACGGGCTCAAGCCGCTCGCGATCACCGCCTCGCTTTCGTTCTGCTGCACCACCGTCACCGGATGCGCCGACGCGATATCGCCCTCGCCGATCACGTAGCTGAAAGTGCCCGCAGGTCCCCGCTGCACGGCCGAGGTCGGCACCGTCAGCGCCTGCCTCAGCGTCTCGACCTTGAGGCGGACATTGACGAACTGGCCGGGCCAGAGCTGGAACTTGGTGTTGGGAAACTCCGCCTTCAGCTTCAACGTACCGGTGGTCTGGTCGACCTGGTTGTCGATGCCGCGCAACGTGCCGGTATCGATCACCGTGACACCGTCATTGCCGAACACGTCGACCGCGAGCGGTCCCTTGGCGGCGGCGGCATTGACCCGCATGATCTGCTGCTGCGGCAGGCTGAACTGGACCGCGATCGGCTGCAACTGGGTGATGACGACGAGGCCGGTCGTGTCGGCGGAGTGGATGATGTTGCCCTGATCGACCTGACGCAGGCCGGCGCGCCCCGCGATCGGCGCCACGATCTTGGTGTAGCTCAAGGTCGCCGCGGCATTGTCGATGGCGGCCTGGTCGGCCTTGATCAGCGCCTGTTGCTGCGCGACGACCGCGCGCTGCGTATCGGCCTGTTGCTTGGAGCCAGCACTGCTTGCGGCGAGCTGCTCATAGCGGGCGAGATCGAGCTTCTGGTTGGCGAGCTGCGCCTCGTCCTGCGCCTTCTTGGCAACCGCCTGGTCGTATTGCGCCTGATAGATCGCCGGATCGATCTCGGCGAGCACATCGCCTTTCTTGACGTCCTGCCCCTCGACGAAATTGACCGCGATCAGCTTGCCGTCGACCTGCGACCGCACCGTCACCGTGTTCAGCGCACGCACCGAGCCGACGCCGTCGAGATAGACCGGCACGTCCTTGATGACGGGCGATGCTGCGAGAACGGGGACCGGCAGGTCGGGCCGCGCAAAGCGGTTATTGGCCTGCTGCTTCTGCTGCATCGCCGACCAGCCGATATAGCCGAGGCCTCCGAGGATCAGCAGCGTGATCGTGATCGACACTAGCCGCCGGGCGACGCTCGAGCGCGCCCGCTTCACGGCCCCTGCTCCCTTCTCGTCCGGTTTAAAGAGCATCGGCCGACTTCTCCATGCGCGGCTCCCAGCCGCCGCCGAGCGCCTGGTACAGGCTCACGAACGCCTGCAGACGTGCCAGCTGCGCCTGCCATAGCGCGTCCTCGGCCTGAAACAGCGTCAATTGGGTATTCAAGACAGTCACGATATCGGCAGTTCCCGCGCGCAATTGCTGCTCGGAGAGCTGGAAGGCCCGGCGAGACGCGGCGACGACCTCGCGCTGCAATTGCAGGCGGATCGTGGTCTGCTTGATCGAGAACAGCGCGTTGTTGACGTCGGTGAACGCCTGAATGACCGTCTTGCGATAGGTCTGCAGCAGTTCATCCTGGCGTGCCTTGGCATTCTCGAAATTGCCGAGGATCTTGCCGCCGTCGAAGATCGGCTGCGTCAGGCTGCCGGCCAGGCTGAAGAAGGCTGCATGCGGCTGAAACAGCGAGACGAGCGCGGCGCTCTGGTAGCCGCCATTGCCGGTCAGCTGGATGCTCGGGAAGAACTGCGCCCGGGCGCTGCCGACATTGGCCGTGGCGGAGGCCAGCTGCGCCTCCTGGCGACGGATGTCCGGCCGCTGCGTCAACAGCTCCGACGGCAGCCCGGGCGTGACGCGCGGGGTCCTGATCTGATCGAGCGAGCCACCGCTGATACGAATGCCCTCGGGCGACCGGGAGACCAGCACGGCGAGCGCATTGACGTTCTGATCGAGCGTCTGGCGCAACGGCGGCACCGCGGCCTTCTGGTTGGCGAGCACGCTCTCCTGCTGGGCGACGTCGAGATCATTGCCGGTGCCGGCCTTCTGCCGCTCGCGGATGGCGTCGAGCACGCGCGAGGCGCTGGCGATGTTGCGCTCGGCGGTGCGAATCCGGTCCTGCGCCGCAAGCACCTGGAAGTAGGCATTGGCGACGGTTGCGAGCGTCGTCAGCTGGGTGACGTCGCGGTCGAAACGGTTGGCGACCGCAGTCTCCTCGGCGGCCTGCAGCGCATCGCGGTTCTGGCCGAAGAAGTCGAGCTGATAGCTTGCCGAGAGCGACGCCTGATAATTGACGGTCTCTCGGCCCCCATTGGTGAGCCCGCTCGCGCTCGAGCCTGACGTGCGCGAGTAGGTCTCCTGCCCCGTCCCCGACAGGCTCGGCAGCAACGCGGCTCCCGCCTGACGCGCCAGCGCGTCGGCCTGCCTGAACCTTGCCACGGCCGCAGCGATGTCGAGGTTGACGCTCTGCGCCTCCTCCATCAGCTGGGTCAGCTCACGCGAGCCGAAGCCTCGCCACCAGTCCAGCGTCGGCGGCGCCGTCGTGTCGGCGCCGGAGGCGGACTTGTAGCGCCTGGGCAGATCGAGGGCCGGATCGGGAATATCCTGCGTCAAGAGGCAGCCGGCGGAGCTCGCGGCCAGACCGATGGCCGCGATCCAGCGGGCGAAATGTCGCAGGCTGAGCTGCGCATGAGGCGCCCGCTTGCCGGCGACGGTCCGCGTGTCAGCGGACGCGCGGCAAGGCTCGTCGACGGCAATTCCCACTGTGGACACTGGCGTGATGCTTCCCTGTAGCTTGGGAATCATTCTAGCCGGCCGCCAAGGCGGCGGACAGCCCTGCACCCGCCCCGTCCCCCGGCAGCGACGGCTCAGATGCGAACGCCGGAATCGACGAATCGCCCGTAATTCAGCGGGGATGCGTGCGCGCGAGGTCACGAATCGGTAGCGACTGCCTTACCAAGATTTCATCTGTTACGGGCCATTTTGAGCAGGGTGTGACGCGGGGAGCGCGCTCTGAAACCCATTGCTGGCGGCTCCGTAACTTGCACGTGAACTTCAGGGGGGCATTCATGCGAGTTGCGGTGGTTGGAACAGGAATTGCGGGGAATGCCGCGGCCTGGTCCTTGGCGAAGCGTTATCCGATCACCGTGTACGAGCGCGACATCCGTCCAGGCGGCCACAGCCACACCGTCACGATCGACTATGGCGGCACCCCTGTTTCGGTCGATATCGGCTTCATCGTCTACAATGAGCTGAATTATCCCGAGTTGACGGCGCTGTTCGATCATCTCGGCGTCGAGACCGTCGATAGCAGCATGAGCTTCGCCGTCACGGCGGATGCCGGCCGGTTCGAATGGAAGGGCGGCGGCAATACCTGGCTCGACACCGCCAAAGGGCTGTTCGCGCAGCCAAGCAACCTGCTGTCGACGTCATATCTCTGGATGCTGAGGGACATCCTCACCTTCAACGAGCAGAGCACCGCCGACTTCAAGGCCGGCCGCCTGGCGGGGCTCACGCTCGGCGATTATTTTCGCCGCAACCATTTCGCCCCGCGCCTGCTGACCGATTATTTGGCGCCGATGGGCGCCGCGATCTGGTCGGCGCCGGCCTCCGAAATGCTGGATTTTCCGGCTGAAAACTTCGTGGCCTTCTTCAGCAACCATCGCTTGCTGCAATATGACCGTCCGGTCTGGCGTACGGTGAAGGGCGGCAGCCGCAGCTATGTCGACAAGCTGACGGCGAGCTTCCGCAACCATGTCAGGCTTGGCAGCGCCGTCACGCGCATCGAGCGCACATCTCATGGTGTCGTCGTCGAGGATAGCAGTGGTCATCGCGACAGCTATGATCACGTCGTCATCGCGGCTCATAGCGACCAGGCGCTCGCCATGCTTGCCGACGCCGACGAGCACGAGCGCGGCGTGCTCGGTGCGATCAAGTACTCGCCCAACACGATCTACCTCCACCGCGATGCCAGGCTGATGCCAAAGCGGCGGCGCGCCTGGGCGTCGTGGAATTTCCTGCGCTGGCAGCGCGAGGGCGTTCCGCTGAACGACGTCGCTGTGACCTATTGGATGAACAATCTGCAGGGCATCGACCACGATAAGCCGCTGTTTGTCAGCCTCAACCCTCCCTTCGCTCCGGAGCCGGAACTGACTTTCGGCAAATATGTCTGCGAGCATCCGCAATACACCGCTGCCGCCTTTGCGGCGCAGAAGCGTCTGGCGGCGATTCAGGGGCAGCGCCACACCTGGTTCTGCGGGGCCTGGACGGGTTATGGTTTCCACGAGGACGGGCTGCGCTCGGGGCTCGCGGTGGCGGAGGCACTCGGCGCGACCGTCCCGTGGCGCGGACTTCCCGCCGAGCTTGCCGAAGCCGCGGAATAGGCACGAAATGGATATCGACCAACCGGGAGATCGAGGCGCGGCGGCCACACTCTACGTCGGCGAGGTGATGCATGCCCGGATGCGGCCGACGACGCATCGCTTCCAGTACCGCGTCATGAGCCTGCTGATCGATCTCGGCCGACTTGACGAGGCGAACCGGCAGTCAGCTCTGTTCGGGGTCAACCGTCGCGCGCTGTACAGTTTTCACGAAAGCGATCATGGCCGCCGCGACGGCTCCTCGCTGCTGGCCTATGCGCAGGCCTGCGCGGCGGATCACGGCGTCGACCTCACCGGCGGACGCGTTCTCTTGCTATGCTATCCGCGGCTGCTCGGCTACGTCTTCAATCCGCTCTCCGTGTATTTCTGCTATCGCCACGACGGCAGCCTGGCCCTGATGATCTACGAAGTCCGCAACACGTTCGGCGAGATCAATCCCTACGTGCTGCCGGTCGCGCCAGGCGAGCTCACCGAGGCCGGTCTGCGCCAGGAGCAGGACAAGACCTTCTACGTCTCGCCCTTCATCGACATGGCGATGCGGTATCATTTCCGGGTCATGCCACCGGGCGACAATGTGAAGTTGCGGATTCTGGAGACCGGGGCCGATGGTCCGCTGCTAGCTGCCACCTTCTTCGGCCGCCGCCGCAGCCTGACCTCGCGCTCTCTTCTCGCGGCCTTCGGCTCCCTGCCCCTGGTGACCCTGAAGATCTTCGGCGCCATCCATTGGGAGGCGCTGCGGCTCTGGATCAAGGGCGTCCGCCTCGTTCCGCGCGGCGACATGGTCGGTCCGGGAACCGATACCGGCTTGGCGAGAAACGACAGCCACGCTTATATATCGCAGCGCTGACCGGAAACGGCGGCGCGCTCTGCCCGGGCCACCCGTCCAGAAGGCGCCTCATCGGCAGCCGTGCGGGCGGCGCGGGGGTAGAGCCGATTGCGTAAATGGACCTGCCATGCCGGACGTCATCCCCGTCACCCCTGACAGCATCGACAAGGTGCTTGCCGATCTGCCTCGTCTGCCCCGTCTCGCCCTCGGCTTCGGCTCGCGGCTGCGAAAGGGCACGCTCGACGTGACGCTGCCCGATGGCCGCATCGTCCGGCTCGGCGGTGTCGAGCCGGGGCCGGCAGCGGCCATGATCCTCGCCAATTACGGCTTCGCCTCCGGCATCATCAACGGCGGCGACATCGGCATCGCCGAAGCGTATCTCAATGGCGACTGGGATACGCCGGACCTGACGCAGTTTCTCTATCTGTTCTGCGTCAACCAGCATTTGCTGCAGTCGATGCTGGCGGACAAGCCGTTGATCCGGCTTGCCCAGTTGGTGCGGCACTGGTTCAACCGCAACACCAAGCGGCAGGCCAAGCGCAACATCTACGCCCATTACGACATCGGCAATTCGTTCTACTCGGCGTGGCTCGACCCCAGCATGACCTATTCCTCGGCCCTGTTCGAGGAGCACACCACGGATCTGACGGCTGCCCAGGCCAACAAGTACAAGCGGCTGGCGGAGGCGATCGACCTGAAGCCCGGCCAGAAGCTCCTGGAGATCGGCTGCGGCTGGGGCGGCTTCGCGGAGTATGTGGCGAAGACGTTCAACGCGAAGGTCGTGGGTTTGACGATCAGCGAGCAGCAGCGCGATTTCGCGCAGCGCCGCATCCACGAGGCCGGCCTTGCCGAGAAGGTCGAGATCCGGCTGCAGGATTATCGCGACGAGCGCGACCGCTACGATCGCATCGCCTCGATCGAGATGATCGAGGCCGTCGGCGAAGAGTTCTGGCCAAAATATTTTTCGCAGCTGCGAGACCGTCTGCTCCCGGGCGGCCTTGCCGGTGTCCAGGCCATTACCATTCAGGACAGCCTGTTTCACCACTACCGGCGCGAGGTCGACTTCATCCAGCGCTACGTTTTTCCCGGCGGCATGCTGCCGACGCCGCAGATCCTGAAGTCGCTTGGCGAACGGTTTGGCATCCCCGTCATTCGCGAGCGAATTTTTGGGGAAGATTATGCCAAGACGCTGGCGATCTGGCGCAACAATTTTCGCGCGGCCTGGCCGGATCTGACGCCGGCGGGATTCGACGAGCGCTTCCGCCGGCTGTGGGAGTACTATCTGTCGTACTGCGAAGCAGGTTTCCTGTCAGGGAACATCGACGTGCGCCAGGTGGTGTTTGCCAAATCCGGGGCATAGTGCCGCTGGCTTACGCAGCACTGGAGACTAGGCTAGGGTCTTCCTAGATCTGCTCTTAAGGAAGCTGCCCAAGGTATTTGCAATATGACCATTAGAAACGACGTCGTCGCGGCGATCGGCAACACGCCCCTGATCAAGCTCACGCGCGCCTCGGAGGCGACCGGCTGCACCATCCTCGGCAAGGCCGAGTTCATGAACCCCGGCCAGTCGGTCAAGGATCGCGCCGGCAAATGGATGATCCTGGAGGCCGAGAAGCGCGGCGATCTCAAGCCGGGCGGCCTCGTCGTGGAGTCAACGGCCGGCAACACCGGCATCGGTCTTGCCGTGGTCGCCAATGCCCGTGGCTATCGCACGCTGATCGTGATTCCGGAGACGCAGAGCCAGGAAAAGAAGGACATGCTGCGGATGTGCGGTGCCGATCTCGTCGAGGTCCCGGCTCTGCCGTTCAACAACCCGAACAATTACGCCCATGTCGGCCGCCGGCTTGCCGACGAGTTGCGCAAGAGCGAGCCGAACGGCGTGCTGTTCGCCGACCAGTGGAACAACCTCGACAACGCCAAGGCGCATTACGAGTCGACCGGTCCGGAGATCTGGGAGCAGACCGGCGGCAAGGTCGACGGCTTCGTCTGCGCGGTCGGCACCGGCGGCACGCTGGCCGGCACCAGCCGCTATCTGAAGGAGAAAAACGCCGGCATCGTCACAGCCTGCGCCGATCCGCACGGCTTTGCGATGTACAACTGGTTCAAGAACCGCGAGGTCAAGTCCACGCCGGGCGATTCCATCACCGAGGGCATCGGCATCGGCCGGGTCACGCCGGTGATCGAGACCGCCAAGGTCGATACCGCGTTCCTGATCTCCGATGAGGACGCGGTCAACACCATCTACGATCTGCTGCAGCACGAAGGCCTGTGCCTGGGCGGCTCGAGCGGCGTCAATATCGCCGGCGCGGTGCAGCTCGCCAAGCAGCTTGGGCCCGGCCACACCATCGTGACCATCCTGTGCGACCCGGGCAACCGCTATCAGTCGAAGCTGTACAATCCGGAGTTCATGCGGTCGAAGAACCTGCCCGTGCCGGAATGGCTGGAGCGGCGCAGCGGCATCAAGCCGCCATTCGTGTGAGAGCGAATAGCGAATAGCGAGTAGCGAGTAGCGAGTAGCGAGTAGCGAGTAGCGAGTAGCGAGCAGATACTGCTCGCTGACGGGGCATCAACCCCTATTCGCTACGCCCCATTGCCATTCGCCCTGTTCTCAATGCCGCAGGATCTGGCTGAGGAACAGCTTGCTGCGCGCGTGCTGCGGGTTGGCAAAAAACTCTTCCGGCGTGT
Proteins encoded in this window:
- a CDS encoding efflux RND transporter periplasmic adaptor subunit, translating into MLFKPDEKGAGAVKRARSSVARRLVSITITLLILGGLGYIGWSAMQQKQQANNRFARPDLPVPVLAASPVIKDVPVYLDGVGSVRALNTVTVRSQVDGKLIAVNFVEGQDVKKGDVLAEIDPAIYQAQYDQAVAKKAQDEAQLANQKLDLARYEQLAASSAGSKQQADTQRAVVAQQQALIKADQAAIDNAAATLSYTKIVAPIAGRAGLRQVDQGNIIHSADTTGLVVITQLQPIAVQFSLPQQQIMRVNAAAAKGPLAVDVFGNDGVTVIDTGTLRGIDNQVDQTTGTLKLKAEFPNTKFQLWPGQFVNVRLKVETLRQALTVPTSAVQRGPAGTFSYVIGEGDIASAHPVTVVQQNESEAVIASGLSPSDRVITTGFANLADGAKVVVGRADQAPQADLAPRKRGRNPQGKDQTKDQAKEGGAPAEGAPKDGERRRRPAADGQGDAGNPPQGSGEQGRGARPQP
- a CDS encoding efflux transporter outer membrane subunit, producing the protein MSTVGIAVDEPCRASADTRTVAGKRAPHAQLSLRHFARWIAAIGLAASSAGCLLTQDIPDPALDLPRRYKSASGADTTAPPTLDWWRGFGSRELTQLMEEAQSVNLDIAAAVARFRQADALARQAGAALLPSLSGTGQETYSRTSGSSASGLTNGGRETVNYQASLSASYQLDFFGQNRDALQAAEETAVANRFDRDVTQLTTLATVANAYFQVLAAQDRIRTAERNIASASRVLDAIRERQKAGTGNDLDVAQQESVLANQKAAVPPLRQTLDQNVNALAVLVSRSPEGIRISGGSLDQIRTPRVTPGLPSELLTQRPDIRRQEAQLASATANVGSARAQFFPSIQLTGNGGYQSAALVSLFQPHAAFFSLAGSLTQPIFDGGKILGNFENAKARQDELLQTYRKTVIQAFTDVNNALFSIKQTTIRLQLQREVVAASRRAFQLSEQQLRAGTADIVTVLNTQLTLFQAEDALWQAQLARLQAFVSLYQALGGGWEPRMEKSADAL
- a CDS encoding NAD(P)/FAD-dependent oxidoreductase, giving the protein MRVAVVGTGIAGNAAAWSLAKRYPITVYERDIRPGGHSHTVTIDYGGTPVSVDIGFIVYNELNYPELTALFDHLGVETVDSSMSFAVTADAGRFEWKGGGNTWLDTAKGLFAQPSNLLSTSYLWMLRDILTFNEQSTADFKAGRLAGLTLGDYFRRNHFAPRLLTDYLAPMGAAIWSAPASEMLDFPAENFVAFFSNHRLLQYDRPVWRTVKGGSRSYVDKLTASFRNHVRLGSAVTRIERTSHGVVVEDSSGHRDSYDHVVIAAHSDQALAMLADADEHERGVLGAIKYSPNTIYLHRDARLMPKRRRAWASWNFLRWQREGVPLNDVAVTYWMNNLQGIDHDKPLFVSLNPPFAPEPELTFGKYVCEHPQYTAAAFAAQKRLAAIQGQRHTWFCGAWTGYGFHEDGLRSGLAVAEALGATVPWRGLPAELAEAAE
- a CDS encoding DUF1365 domain-containing protein; its protein translation is MDIDQPGDRGAAATLYVGEVMHARMRPTTHRFQYRVMSLLIDLGRLDEANRQSALFGVNRRALYSFHESDHGRRDGSSLLAYAQACAADHGVDLTGGRVLLLCYPRLLGYVFNPLSVYFCYRHDGSLALMIYEVRNTFGEINPYVLPVAPGELTEAGLRQEQDKTFYVSPFIDMAMRYHFRVMPPGDNVKLRILETGADGPLLAATFFGRRRSLTSRSLLAAFGSLPLVTLKIFGAIHWEALRLWIKGVRLVPRGDMVGPGTDTGLARNDSHAYISQR
- a CDS encoding cyclopropane-fatty-acyl-phospholipid synthase family protein, giving the protein MPDVIPVTPDSIDKVLADLPRLPRLALGFGSRLRKGTLDVTLPDGRIVRLGGVEPGPAAAMILANYGFASGIINGGDIGIAEAYLNGDWDTPDLTQFLYLFCVNQHLLQSMLADKPLIRLAQLVRHWFNRNTKRQAKRNIYAHYDIGNSFYSAWLDPSMTYSSALFEEHTTDLTAAQANKYKRLAEAIDLKPGQKLLEIGCGWGGFAEYVAKTFNAKVVGLTISEQQRDFAQRRIHEAGLAEKVEIRLQDYRDERDRYDRIASIEMIEAVGEEFWPKYFSQLRDRLLPGGLAGVQAITIQDSLFHHYRREVDFIQRYVFPGGMLPTPQILKSLGERFGIPVIRERIFGEDYAKTLAIWRNNFRAAWPDLTPAGFDERFRRLWEYYLSYCEAGFLSGNIDVRQVVFAKSGA
- a CDS encoding cysteine synthase A, with protein sequence MTIRNDVVAAIGNTPLIKLTRASEATGCTILGKAEFMNPGQSVKDRAGKWMILEAEKRGDLKPGGLVVESTAGNTGIGLAVVANARGYRTLIVIPETQSQEKKDMLRMCGADLVEVPALPFNNPNNYAHVGRRLADELRKSEPNGVLFADQWNNLDNAKAHYESTGPEIWEQTGGKVDGFVCAVGTGGTLAGTSRYLKEKNAGIVTACADPHGFAMYNWFKNREVKSTPGDSITEGIGIGRVTPVIETAKVDTAFLISDEDAVNTIYDLLQHEGLCLGGSSGVNIAGAVQLAKQLGPGHTIVTILCDPGNRYQSKLYNPEFMRSKNLPVPEWLERRSGIKPPFV